The following are encoded in a window of Arthrobacter sp. NicSoilB4 genomic DNA:
- a CDS encoding ECF transporter S component: MSQQSLTLPATGSATGAGGNTARRNRRLLELGGAAAIAATYLFLVLTQPADIASGPASFAALVALGGFLLGAVLLIAAALPVLPTSTLVLMPVALVLNVVLGQLMGTTGLPFYLDAIGTVLIAVLAGPAAGAATGALSTIVWSFFNPTVLPFAAGAALVGFLAGLAARGGLFRRFYLAPVAGFVTGILAGVLSAPIAAFVFGGTAGLGTGAVVSAFRAMGDTLLAAITKQALISDPMDKAIVFAVAALLVYALPRRTTFQFEFVRRFRVLAGKGPGTPEA; encoded by the coding sequence ATGTCACAGCAGTCCCTGACCCTCCCTGCCACCGGCTCCGCCACCGGCGCCGGCGGAAATACAGCACGGCGCAACCGCCGCCTGCTGGAACTTGGCGGCGCCGCCGCGATCGCGGCCACCTACCTCTTCCTGGTCCTCACCCAGCCCGCGGACATCGCAAGCGGCCCGGCCAGCTTCGCGGCGCTTGTGGCCCTCGGCGGATTCCTGCTCGGCGCCGTCCTCCTCATCGCCGCGGCGCTTCCGGTCCTGCCCACATCCACCTTGGTGCTGATGCCGGTGGCCCTGGTCCTGAACGTCGTCCTGGGCCAGCTCATGGGCACCACCGGACTGCCGTTCTACCTCGACGCGATCGGCACCGTCCTGATCGCTGTCCTCGCCGGCCCGGCCGCGGGTGCGGCGACGGGCGCCCTCAGCACCATCGTGTGGTCCTTCTTCAACCCGACCGTGCTTCCCTTCGCCGCCGGCGCGGCCCTGGTCGGCTTCCTGGCCGGCCTGGCCGCCCGCGGCGGCCTGTTCCGCCGCTTCTACCTCGCACCGGTCGCCGGCTTCGTCACCGGCATCCTCGCCGGTGTCTTGTCCGCCCCGATTGCCGCCTTCGTCTTCGGCGGCACCGCCGGCCTCGGCACCGGAGCCGTGGTCAGCGCCTTCCGCGCCATGGGCGACACGCTGCTCGCCGCCATCACCAAGCAGGCCCTGATCTCGGACCCGATGGACAAGGCCATCGTCTTCGCCGTCGCCGCCCTGCTGGTCTACGCCCTGCCGCGCCGCACCACCTTCCAGTTCGAGTTCGTCCGCCGCTTCCGGGTGCTCGCCGGCAAGGGGCCGGGAACTCCGGAAGCCTGA
- a CDS encoding DUF402 domain-containing protein, whose translation MRTPDSLVPGDLVVSRNRKWNGKAHWVVPGTYLGEDAHGWWIFQGTNEFCSRPGAAFYAESDAVLLVPRSGEYVATFYDEAHPSGVRVYVDLATDHGWTTIRPGVTEFHLIDMDLDVIRTVDRGVYVDDEDEFAEHRIEMDYPADVVDRITAASDQLYQAVKAQQPPFDGTDREWFRRGRA comes from the coding sequence GTGAGGACCCCCGACAGTCTGGTGCCGGGCGACCTGGTGGTCTCCCGGAACCGGAAATGGAACGGCAAGGCCCACTGGGTGGTGCCCGGGACGTATCTCGGCGAGGACGCCCACGGCTGGTGGATCTTCCAAGGCACCAATGAGTTCTGCTCCCGCCCGGGTGCGGCGTTCTACGCCGAATCCGACGCCGTCCTGCTGGTCCCGCGCTCGGGCGAGTACGTGGCCACTTTCTACGACGAAGCCCACCCCTCCGGTGTCCGGGTCTACGTGGACCTTGCGACCGACCACGGCTGGACGACGATCCGGCCCGGAGTCACCGAGTTCCACCTGATCGACATGGACCTGGATGTGATCCGGACCGTGGACCGCGGAGTGTACGTGGACGATGAGGACGAGTTTGCCGAGCACCGGATCGAGATGGACTACCCCGCAGACGTGGTGGACCGGATCACCGCTGCGTCGGATCAGCTTTACCAGGCCGTCAAGGCACAACAGCCACCGTTCGACGGCACAGACCGCGAATGGTTCAGGAGAGGACGGGCATGA
- a CDS encoding nucleoside hydrolase codes for MDVDTGIDDALALVYLLSRPEVHLQAITCTAGNVGARQVARNNLALLELCGRSGVEVAIGAEVPLEIPLVTTEETHGPQGIGYAELPAPARQVSQRHAVDVWVEEVRAHPGEITGLITGPLTNFALALRREPELPRLLKGLVIMGGSFYYQGNTTPTAEWNTSVDPHAAKEVFAAYRGLPEDKLPLVCALETTERIEMLPEHLRRLGEAAGAGPELVLPEQPEGLRSASASPLVACLSDAIRFYMEFHRLYDQGFVAHMHDAFAACAAVGRTPFTARPATVDVETVSPLLIGTTVADFRGLWGLPPNARIVSSNDPEQCFEELISSVGSLARRRMSGAPSVTG; via the coding sequence ATGGACGTCGACACCGGGATCGACGACGCCCTGGCCCTGGTCTACCTGCTGTCCCGGCCGGAAGTGCACCTGCAGGCCATCACGTGCACGGCAGGGAACGTCGGTGCCCGCCAGGTCGCGCGCAACAACCTGGCGCTGCTCGAGCTGTGCGGCCGGTCCGGCGTCGAGGTGGCCATCGGCGCAGAGGTGCCGCTGGAAATTCCGCTGGTCACCACCGAGGAGACCCACGGGCCGCAGGGGATCGGCTACGCCGAACTGCCCGCGCCCGCCCGGCAGGTCTCGCAGCGCCACGCCGTCGACGTCTGGGTGGAGGAGGTCCGGGCGCACCCGGGGGAGATCACCGGGCTCATCACCGGGCCGCTGACCAACTTCGCCCTCGCCCTGCGCCGCGAACCGGAACTGCCGCGGCTGCTCAAGGGCCTCGTCATCATGGGCGGCAGCTTCTACTACCAGGGCAACACGACGCCGACGGCGGAGTGGAACACCTCGGTGGACCCGCACGCGGCCAAGGAGGTCTTCGCCGCGTACCGCGGGCTGCCGGAGGACAAGCTGCCGCTGGTGTGCGCGCTGGAAACTACAGAGCGGATCGAGATGCTTCCCGAACACCTCCGGCGCCTCGGGGAGGCTGCCGGGGCCGGGCCGGAGCTGGTCCTGCCGGAGCAGCCGGAGGGCCTCCGCAGCGCCTCAGCCAGCCCGCTGGTGGCCTGCCTGTCCGACGCGATCCGGTTCTACATGGAGTTCCACCGGCTCTACGACCAGGGCTTTGTGGCGCACATGCATGACGCCTTCGCGGCCTGCGCCGCCGTCGGACGCACCCCGTTCACCGCCCGTCCGGCCACGGTCGACGTCGAAACCGTCTCGCCGCTGCTGATCGGCACTACCGTGGCGGACTTCCGCGGACTCTGGGGGCTGCCGCCCAACGCCCGGATCGTCTCGTCCAACGATCCGGAGCAGTGCTTCGAGGAGCTGATTTCCTCCGTCGGCTCGCTGGCACGGCGGCGCATGTCCGGCGCGCCTTCCGTCACTGGTTAG
- a CDS encoding aldo/keto reductase, with product MTEYRRVGNSGLTVSVVGLGCNNLGRANTATESQEGTDAVVHAALDAGITFFDVADTYGKEPGLSETMLGKALRGRRDDAVIGTKFGMDMHGANGNDFGARGSRRYIIKAAEASLRRLGTDWIDLYQFHTPDPLTPIEETLDALDELVTSGKVRYIGHSNRAGWQIAEAEFVARNRGGARFVSSQNHYNLLDRRAELEVTPAAEAYGLGVLPYFPLANGLLTGKYAKDTAPAGSRLSHTRTNLVHDADWDQLGAFSAFAAERNLTEVQVAFSWLAAQPSVSSVIAGATRPEQVRQNAAAVAWIPSAAERAELGDLFPRTPKVALF from the coding sequence ATGACTGAATACCGCCGCGTAGGAAATTCCGGACTGACCGTCTCCGTCGTCGGCCTTGGCTGCAACAACCTGGGCCGGGCCAATACAGCCACCGAGTCGCAGGAGGGGACCGACGCCGTCGTGCATGCCGCCCTGGACGCCGGAATTACCTTCTTCGATGTCGCGGACACGTACGGCAAGGAACCTGGCCTGAGCGAGACGATGCTCGGCAAGGCCCTCCGGGGCCGCCGCGATGACGCCGTGATCGGCACCAAGTTCGGCATGGACATGCACGGTGCCAACGGCAACGACTTCGGTGCCCGCGGCTCCCGCCGGTACATCATCAAGGCCGCCGAGGCCTCGCTGCGCCGGCTCGGCACGGACTGGATCGACCTCTACCAGTTCCACACCCCGGACCCGCTGACCCCGATCGAGGAGACGCTCGACGCCCTCGACGAGCTCGTCACCAGCGGCAAGGTCCGCTACATCGGCCACTCCAACCGGGCCGGCTGGCAGATCGCCGAGGCCGAATTCGTGGCCCGCAACCGCGGCGGGGCACGCTTCGTCTCCAGCCAGAACCACTACAACCTGCTGGACCGCCGCGCCGAACTCGAGGTCACGCCGGCCGCCGAAGCCTACGGCCTGGGCGTGCTGCCGTACTTCCCGCTGGCCAACGGCCTGCTGACCGGCAAATACGCCAAGGACACCGCACCGGCGGGCTCGCGCCTCAGCCACACCCGCACCAACCTGGTCCACGACGCCGACTGGGACCAGTTGGGCGCCTTCAGCGCCTTCGCGGCCGAGCGGAACCTGACCGAGGTCCAGGTGGCGTTCTCCTGGCTCGCCGCCCAGCCCTCGGTCAGCAGCGTCATCGCGGGCGCCACCCGGCCGGAACAGGTCCGGCAGAACGCCGCCGCCGTGGCCTGGATCCCCAGCGCCGCGGAACGGGCCGAACTGGGCGACCTCTTCCCGCGCACGCCGAAGGTCGCACTGTTCTAG
- the dxs gene encoding 1-deoxy-D-xylulose-5-phosphate synthase — translation MGILETIRNPQDLSKLSEAQLDQLAAEVRDFLIGNVSQTGGHLGPNLGVVELTIAVHRIFDSPRDSIVFDTGHQSYVHKLLTGRQDFSTLRQQGGLSGYPDRAESEHDIVESSHASSSLSWADGISRARQLTGDGDRYVIAVVGDGALTGGMAWEAINNIAADKKRRVVIVVNDNGRSYAPTVGGFADYLASLRPTIDSFRAAPGYEGTLDWWRRRLQNGGPAGQFTYRSLHAMKKGVKDWWAPQGMFEDLGMKYIGPVDGHNLQAMENALSTAKNYAGPVIVHAMTEKGHGYAPARAHEADQFHAVGIIDPETGEPTEAGGAKSWTSVFADEIADIADERQDIVGITGAMLIPVGLHKFAARHPERVFDVGIAEQHALTSAAGMAFGGLHPVVAVYATFLNRAFDQLLMDVALHKAGVTIVLDRAGVTGPDGASHHGMWDMAMVQIVPGLHLAAPRDATRLREELREAVAIEDAPSVIRYSKGTVGAEVEAIERLGDGVDVLARRPAGSSDNDVLIVSVGAMSELALDVSNRLGAQGISSTVVDPRWVLPVPKSVIALASHHRLVICIEDGVRAGGVGSRIRQEMRAAGVDTALNEVGLPVEFLDHGSRSQVLERVGLTGQQITHDVVAQVLGTKVPFARPLPGQEHPSTGSLPIL, via the coding sequence TTGGGAATCTTGGAGACCATCCGGAATCCGCAGGACCTGAGCAAGTTGTCAGAGGCGCAGCTGGATCAGCTGGCAGCCGAGGTCAGGGACTTCCTGATCGGCAACGTCTCCCAGACGGGCGGGCACCTGGGCCCGAACCTCGGCGTCGTCGAACTCACCATTGCGGTCCACCGGATCTTCGATTCCCCCCGCGACAGCATCGTCTTCGACACCGGCCACCAGTCATACGTGCACAAGCTCCTCACCGGACGCCAGGACTTCAGCACCCTGCGCCAGCAGGGCGGCCTGTCCGGCTACCCCGACCGCGCCGAATCCGAGCACGACATCGTCGAAAGCTCGCACGCCTCCTCCTCGCTCTCCTGGGCGGACGGCATCTCCCGCGCCCGGCAGCTGACCGGCGACGGCGACCGGTACGTCATTGCCGTCGTGGGCGACGGCGCCCTCACCGGCGGCATGGCCTGGGAGGCCATCAACAACATCGCCGCGGACAAGAAGCGCCGCGTTGTGATCGTTGTGAACGACAATGGCCGCTCTTACGCCCCCACGGTGGGCGGGTTCGCGGACTACCTCGCCTCGCTGCGCCCCACGATCGATTCCTTCCGTGCTGCTCCCGGCTATGAGGGCACCTTGGACTGGTGGCGGCGGAGGCTGCAGAACGGCGGACCCGCGGGCCAGTTCACTTACCGCAGCCTGCACGCTATGAAGAAGGGCGTCAAGGACTGGTGGGCCCCGCAGGGCATGTTCGAGGACCTCGGCATGAAGTACATCGGGCCGGTGGACGGCCACAACCTCCAGGCCATGGAGAACGCCCTGTCCACCGCCAAGAACTACGCCGGTCCCGTGATTGTGCATGCCATGACCGAGAAGGGCCACGGCTACGCGCCCGCCCGCGCCCATGAAGCCGACCAGTTCCACGCAGTCGGGATCATCGACCCGGAGACCGGCGAACCCACCGAGGCCGGCGGCGCCAAGTCCTGGACGTCAGTCTTCGCCGACGAGATCGCCGACATCGCCGACGAGCGCCAGGACATCGTTGGCATCACCGGTGCCATGCTTATCCCCGTCGGGCTGCACAAGTTCGCCGCCCGGCACCCGGAGCGGGTGTTCGACGTCGGCATTGCCGAACAGCACGCCCTAACCTCCGCTGCGGGCATGGCTTTCGGCGGGCTGCACCCCGTCGTCGCGGTCTACGCGACGTTCCTGAACCGAGCCTTCGACCAGCTGCTGATGGACGTCGCCCTGCACAAGGCCGGCGTCACCATCGTCCTGGACCGGGCCGGCGTGACCGGGCCCGACGGCGCCAGCCACCACGGAATGTGGGACATGGCCATGGTCCAGATCGTGCCGGGACTGCACCTCGCCGCCCCCCGCGACGCCACCCGGCTGCGCGAGGAACTCCGCGAAGCGGTCGCCATCGAGGATGCCCCCAGCGTGATCCGTTACTCCAAAGGAACCGTAGGGGCCGAGGTGGAGGCCATCGAGCGGCTCGGCGACGGAGTGGATGTTCTGGCACGCCGCCCTGCAGGCTCCAGCGACAACGACGTGCTGATCGTCAGCGTCGGAGCGATGTCCGAGCTCGCCCTGGATGTCTCGAACCGGCTCGGCGCGCAGGGCATCAGCTCCACCGTCGTGGATCCGCGCTGGGTCCTCCCGGTCCCCAAATCCGTCATCGCCCTCGCCTCGCACCACCGCCTCGTCATCTGCATCGAGGACGGAGTCCGTGCCGGCGGCGTCGGATCCCGGATCCGGCAGGAGATGCGGGCCGCCGGAGTGGACACAGCCCTCAACGAGGTCGGGCTCCCGGTGGAGTTTCTGGACCACGGTTCCCGCAGCCAGGTGCTCGAGCGGGTCGGCTTGACCGGGCAGCAGATCACGCACGACGTCGTGGCCCAGGTCTTGGGCACCAAAGTGCCGTTCGCGCGGCCCCTCCCGGGCCAGGAACACCCCAGCACCGGCAGCCTGCCGATTCTGTGA
- a CDS encoding ABC transporter ATP-binding protein encodes MTITDPTAAIRTGAVLAARIGTFSCHGEADPALRDITFGVRPGTLTAVLGGSGSGKTTLGKLLAGWLRAGHSGTLTGSLAQAGEVLEFSGGHDDPRINPSAWSDRVGYVPQEAAAMLTTVRSTVAEELAFGLENRGVARPDMLREVAHVAQLTGLAALLDRDPATLSGGELRRLAVACAVIQDPGVLVLDEPLASLDAAGVILVRELIGRLTGAGTAVVVLSQAADGLARSATHWVVLDGGTVTASGPPRELIRSAELARTGTVVQTVTHTAVIQSPPAVTSAAPDPETAPVLELEGVGFSFPRAGGPAGEPLLRGLDLAVRPGEIVAVTGRNGAGKSTLLRHFNGLLRPAAGVVRVAGTSIAGLPAGRVAGSVGLLFQQPRDQLFERTVLREVSFGLRRLLGRGAAAAAYEALEAVGLSGDAGTHPAELPASKQRLLALATVLARQPAVLALDEPTVGLDRHGLEYLHRAIVNSAARGAAAVLVTHDAAYARATAHRVLKLSGGRLQES; translated from the coding sequence ATGACCATTACTGATCCCACCGCCGCCATCCGGACCGGCGCCGTGCTGGCCGCCCGGATCGGCACCTTCAGCTGTCACGGCGAGGCTGATCCTGCGTTGCGCGACATCACATTCGGCGTCCGTCCCGGCACACTGACGGCCGTCCTCGGCGGGTCCGGCAGCGGAAAGACCACCCTGGGGAAACTGCTGGCCGGCTGGCTCCGGGCCGGACACTCCGGAACGCTCACCGGTTCGCTCGCACAGGCCGGCGAAGTGCTGGAGTTCAGCGGCGGCCACGACGACCCCCGAATCAATCCCTCCGCCTGGTCGGACAGGGTGGGCTACGTCCCGCAGGAAGCGGCCGCCATGCTCACCACGGTCCGCTCCACGGTGGCCGAGGAACTCGCCTTTGGCCTCGAAAACCGGGGCGTTGCGCGGCCGGACATGCTCCGGGAGGTGGCCCACGTGGCGCAGCTCACCGGCCTGGCCGCCCTCCTGGACCGGGACCCCGCCACGCTTTCCGGCGGGGAACTGCGCCGGCTGGCTGTCGCCTGCGCTGTCATCCAGGACCCCGGGGTGCTGGTGCTCGACGAGCCGCTGGCCTCCCTGGATGCTGCCGGCGTCATCCTGGTCCGGGAGCTCATCGGCAGGCTCACGGGGGCCGGCACCGCCGTCGTGGTGCTGAGCCAGGCAGCCGACGGCCTGGCCCGTTCCGCAACGCACTGGGTTGTCCTCGACGGCGGCACCGTCACCGCCAGCGGACCGCCCCGGGAACTGATCCGGTCTGCGGAACTCGCCCGGACCGGGACTGTGGTTCAGACGGTCACCCATACCGCGGTAATCCAGTCCCCGCCCGCAGTCACCTCCGCGGCGCCGGACCCGGAGACCGCGCCGGTGCTGGAGTTGGAGGGCGTCGGTTTCAGCTTCCCGCGGGCCGGCGGACCGGCGGGGGAGCCGCTGCTGCGGGGTCTGGACCTGGCTGTGCGGCCGGGCGAAATCGTAGCCGTCACCGGGCGGAACGGGGCCGGGAAGTCGACGCTGTTGCGCCACTTCAACGGACTGCTCCGCCCGGCAGCAGGAGTAGTGCGCGTCGCCGGCACCAGCATCGCCGGTCTCCCGGCGGGGCGCGTGGCCGGTTCGGTGGGGCTGCTCTTCCAGCAGCCCCGGGACCAGTTGTTCGAACGGACGGTGCTGCGGGAGGTCAGCTTCGGGCTTCGGAGGCTCTTGGGCAGGGGGGCCGCTGCCGCCGCGTACGAGGCGCTGGAGGCTGTCGGGCTGTCCGGGGATGCGGGAACGCACCCGGCGGAGCTGCCGGCCTCGAAGCAGCGGCTGCTCGCCCTTGCCACCGTGCTGGCCCGGCAGCCCGCCGTGCTCGCCCTCGATGAGCCGACAGTGGGGCTGGACCGGCATGGGCTGGAGTACCTGCACCGGGCCATCGTGAACTCCGCGGCCCGGGGCGCGGCGGCCGTGCTGGTCACGCACGATGCCGCTTACGCCCGGGCCACGGCGCACCGGGTCCTAAAGCTCAGCGGCGGCCGGCTCCAGGAGTCCTGA
- a CDS encoding energy-coupling factor transporter transmembrane component T, producing the protein MPSTLHPLTSLTAAGCTAVITTAAGLWPLSLAVALAAAVLARRAGVGRRVLAVAAAVLLPLGLSLLMLHGLFFPEGRTVLAAWGPARVTAEGLGFALDAGTRTGACVLVLLLFTFTVSAPDLVAALAAKGLAPQVGFVLASALTLLPAMAGRLEAIRAAQEARGLVVGGVVSRFAAVRVQMVPLVLGLIEDSGNRAQALDARGFGSPGPRTAYRELADPPVQRRLRAALLLLAAAAVALRLGVSWPGAGLP; encoded by the coding sequence ATGCCCTCCACCCTCCACCCGCTGACGTCGCTGACGGCGGCCGGCTGCACGGCGGTGATCACGACGGCGGCAGGCCTCTGGCCGCTGTCCCTCGCGGTCGCCCTCGCGGCGGCCGTGCTGGCCCGGCGGGCAGGTGTCGGCCGCCGCGTGCTCGCCGTGGCGGCAGCGGTCCTGCTGCCCCTGGGGTTGTCGCTGCTGATGCTGCACGGGCTGTTCTTCCCGGAGGGAAGGACCGTCCTGGCAGCCTGGGGGCCCGCCAGGGTCACGGCGGAGGGACTGGGCTTCGCCCTGGACGCGGGCACCCGTACCGGCGCCTGCGTGCTGGTCCTGCTGCTCTTCACTTTCACCGTCAGCGCCCCCGATCTCGTCGCGGCGCTGGCCGCGAAGGGGCTGGCGCCGCAGGTCGGCTTTGTCCTGGCCTCGGCGCTGACGCTCCTGCCGGCCATGGCAGGCAGGCTGGAGGCCATCCGGGCGGCGCAGGAGGCCCGCGGGCTGGTGGTCGGCGGCGTGGTGTCCAGGTTCGCTGCGGTACGCGTGCAGATGGTTCCGCTGGTGCTGGGCCTCATCGAGGACTCCGGAAACCGGGCCCAGGCGCTCGACGCCCGCGGATTCGGCAGCCCGGGTCCCCGCACGGCGTACCGGGAGCTCGCGGACCCGCCCGTCCAGCGCCGGCTACGGGCCGCCCTGCTGCTGCTCGCCGCGGCCGCCGTGGCACTCCGGCTCGGGGTCTCCTGGCCTGGTGCGGGGCTCCCATGA